One window of Hymenobacter sp. BRD128 genomic DNA carries:
- a CDS encoding STAS/SEC14 domain-containing protein, whose amino-acid sequence MPATPDSVILLQNAAGQVSAEPAGYLRLRWGGQPRVFADTCAMFTTAAQALHQRGWSRILVDQTVMQPFTSREQLWISQEWLPKAVQESGYRFGAVIVAANVLTRLATTFVTSTPELPLRYRSFGTEEEALAWLLQQPA is encoded by the coding sequence ATGCCGGCCACGCCTGATTCTGTTATTCTTCTTCAAAACGCCGCTGGTCAGGTAAGCGCCGAGCCGGCTGGCTATCTGCGCTTACGCTGGGGTGGGCAGCCCCGCGTATTTGCCGACACCTGCGCGATGTTTACCACCGCCGCCCAGGCCCTGCACCAGCGTGGCTGGAGCCGGATTCTGGTTGACCAGACTGTGATGCAGCCTTTTACCTCGCGCGAGCAGCTCTGGATAAGCCAGGAGTGGCTGCCAAAGGCCGTGCAGGAAAGCGGCTACCGGTTTGGGGCTGTAATAGTGGCGGCCAACGTGCTCACGCGCTTGGCCACGACGTTTGTGACGAGCACCCCCGAGCTGCCGCTGCGTTACCGCTCATTTGGCACCGAAGAAGAAGCCCTGGCCTGGCTCTTGCAGCAGCCGGCTTGA
- a CDS encoding alginate lyase family protein gives MGNPPATFRHPGVLNTQASLDQVAAQLKAGDKARLAGAQQVIDYLAKHPIPTTFPSVVYAVAGAGSPTEDQIRRDAELAYACALRWATTGEATYARQARQVLDGYARNFQRYSTSPKPDGSPTEFRQTYLEAAWVAPTFVAAAEIIRYYRPRGKAGAGWPAADVAAFSGFLKKLQTDYVDPLPAGTNWVNNWQVSGAYAQLALGVWFEDRAEYEHGYRYALAVQPQVFYPSGNVKELCDRDCHHPQYTLTGLTNAAEIARIQSGDTTLYALHNQQLRVGWEKLLDALEHAPGSCADCAAHPAVWPGIETACAYYRTPRLATLRDRGAPYGVPGDDTFAGFTSLTQPTGGR, from the coding sequence TTGGGCAATCCACCCGCTACCTTCCGCCACCCCGGCGTGCTCAACACCCAGGCTAGCCTCGACCAAGTAGCCGCCCAATTGAAAGCGGGTGACAAAGCCCGGTTGGCTGGCGCTCAGCAGGTAATTGATTACCTGGCTAAACATCCCATTCCCACCACTTTTCCGAGCGTGGTGTATGCGGTGGCTGGGGCCGGCAGCCCCACCGAAGACCAAATCCGGCGCGATGCGGAGCTGGCCTACGCCTGCGCCCTGCGCTGGGCCACTACCGGTGAGGCAACCTATGCCCGCCAGGCGCGCCAGGTGCTCGATGGCTACGCCCGTAATTTTCAGCGCTACAGCACCTCGCCCAAGCCCGACGGCTCGCCCACCGAGTTTCGCCAAACCTACCTGGAGGCGGCCTGGGTGGCGCCCACTTTTGTGGCGGCGGCCGAGATTATTCGCTACTACCGGCCGAGAGGCAAAGCCGGTGCAGGCTGGCCCGCCGCCGACGTAGCGGCCTTCAGCGGCTTTCTCAAAAAGCTGCAAACCGATTACGTAGACCCATTGCCGGCCGGCACCAACTGGGTGAATAACTGGCAGGTATCGGGCGCTTATGCCCAGCTGGCGCTGGGGGTGTGGTTTGAGGACCGGGCCGAGTATGAGCACGGCTACCGCTACGCGCTGGCCGTGCAGCCGCAGGTATTTTACCCTAGCGGCAACGTGAAGGAGCTGTGCGACCGCGACTGCCACCACCCGCAATATACCCTTACCGGCCTCACCAACGCCGCCGAGATTGCGCGAATTCAAAGTGGCGACACGACGCTTTACGCCCTGCACAATCAGCAGCTGCGGGTGGGCTGGGAGAAGCTGCTCGACGCCCTGGAGCACGCGCCTGGCAGCTGCGCCGACTGCGCGGCGCACCCCGCCGTGTGGCCCGGCATCGAAACGGCCTGCGCCTACTACCGCACGCCCCGGCTAGCTACCCTGCGCGACCGGGGTGCGCCCTACGGCGTGCCCGGCGACGACACCTTTGCCGGCTTTACCTCGCTCACGCAGCCCACCGGCGGGCGCTAG